ACGTCGTTGGCTCACACAGCAACGAAATGACCTCTCGAGTAGAAGATTTTTCTGGAAGCATCTACTTGAAGTTGAAGGCCAGATTTTTCtggaagaagaaaagaaaatccAGCATCACAATTACATCGGGCAAGCTCTGGAAGATGATGTAAACAGTTAGTGCCTAtggattcacttattttgctctgtATCTAGTTCATATTAGAATCTctatctaaaaagacttacatttaggaacggagggagaacATCAGACCAAAGGCCGCAGCTTGCGGAAAACCTTGTAGCATGCTCTTGTAGGAAATGTCCAGATAGACCGGCTGAACTTTTGAAAAGACCATGCATtgctgcttctctctctctctctctctctctctctctctctctctctctctctcgtttctatGGCTCTAAGTTCCCCAAACCTTGCCACAATGTATTTTGAACCCAAATACCTCCTGCTACACCAGTAGATTTCATGTTCAATTGATCATCAGGAGCTGAGCATCCAAACCCTAGTTCTGCCCCTTTTATGCCATTGAGTTGCAGCTGCTCTCTAACATCTTCTGTTGGATCTGCAACCTTGCATAATTACTCACGTTAGCACCAGACAGACGCGCACCAAGATCTAGCTCTCTCCATCGAGCCAAATCTCCAGAATGCGGCACAAACACCATCTGTATAGAAGTGCTTTTTGGTCCCTGAAACCAAGCACACCGGTCCACTTCCTATAATATCACACCAGAGAACTGACCCAGAATCACTACCCACCCAGGACATGGCCGGCCTCGCAAGCAGCCAACACGGCGCAAGTCCACGCGGTGACCATCACCCTGGCAAGCCAAAACAGCGCACAGATTGAAGACCTCGTCGGTTTGCTCGCCTGAGGCCGCGGCAGAGCGCCCACGCTCGCCACAGCACCCCCCCTTCACCACCAGTGCACCTCCGCGGCGCCTCATGCCTTCCATTCCTACGCGACGTGCATGCCCACGCGTGACTTCCAGAGCGCACCTCGACGCCACCCCTGCCCTGCCTATGTCTCTCCCCGAAGCCTCCCGCGCGCGCCTAGATGCTACTCTCCCTCCCAGAAACCTCCCTCTCAAAACCACGTGAGCTCTCGAGCTCTCTTACCACTCCTACGGCCTGCTAGAATTCGAGCTCTCCCGGCTCCCTCGCCCCTCATCTCCAACCACCAACACCATAGGGGTCCTATGATCATCGAGGAGCCCTCCCACACTCCTTATACGCTCTCCCGTGGCCAAATCCGTCGATTCCGTCCTCGCCCGTCGCCActttccgccatggccgaagctctgCTCGCCTCCGCCCTCCCCTGGATGCGAGGCTAGGGGAAACCGACGCGGCTAGATCCCGTCTTCACGCCGGTGTGCCCAACGCCGGCCACCCTCCGCCGACGCCGCCTCTGCCCTCTCCTCTGTTTCGGGCGGGAGGTTGGAGAAGCTGCCCCGTCAGCCGGCGAGCCCCACCTGTCATCGGGCTAGCCAAAAGCccgggtcactgacaggtgggcctctCCCTTTAAGTGGATCGTGCCCAGTGCGCTGCTGAACCGAAGCCGGGCTATTTCGGCCGGAGTGGTATAACCTCNNNNNNNNNNNNNNNNNNNNNNNNNNNNNNNNNNNNNNNNNNNNNNNNNNNNNNNNNNNNNNNNNNNNNNNNNNNNNNNNNNNNNNNNNNNNNNNNNNNNNNNNNNNNNNNNNNNNNNNNNNNNNNNNNNNNNNNNNNNNNNNNNNNNNNNNNNNNNNNNNNNNNNNNNNNNNNNNNNNNNNNNNNNNNNNNNNNNNNNNNNNNNNNNNNNNNNNNNNNNNNNNNNNNNCAGCATATTCGAACTTTTCTAGAGAATTCACATGGAATCAAATGAGTCTATTTAAGTTCCTAAATGCTCCATACATCCTGCTTTTTTATAATAAGGCAGcatgaacatttttcatatacataatAAATTCTAAATTATCCATTATATAGACCAATTCTTCATACATGTTAGCTTTGGAAAGTCCTATAATATTCATTTGAGATCCAAATCTAGTGAAATGAATTTATAATTTTTTCCTAAAATCAAGCCTCATTTAACAAGCGCCTCCtctcatatttacaaaaaaaggaTTTCTGCAAACTTCATGCAAACCCACTagattgaaatgttcagaaatctCAGTAGCTCTAAAAACAATATATGCACTTTTTTTATAACTAGAGGAGTCCTAGAATTTTTTTTCCCTATGTTTTAGAGCACTTCTATTTTCTACCTTGTTGTGTTGCTTGTTGTGTTTCCTTCCGACGTTAGTTGACACTTGACAGAATAGAtgggagtatttggagaaggaccgGAAGCATTTAAAGACTTTGATAAGTCAGTTCTGGGAATTTCGTTGTTCAGACTTGGTTGATTCCTTGCAGTTGGAGGTGCAGAACTTATCCCCTGTAACCCTGTTCATGTGTCCATGGTGAGCACAGCGGGTATTTCTCATGTGAGCTGGGGCATCCGACAGAATAAACTCACAACTAGTGTGCGTGTGCTCAAGTTGCAAGGCTATGATATTATCCTTGACATGTGGTGGTTGGAAGATATTGGTAATGGTGAAATGTGGGTCAATTGGCGccgcgagaagctctggtttaatCATGAAGGCAAGCGGGTCACTTTGCGTGGCATTACTGATAATCAGATGGTGCACCATGCAAGGGGATCTCCCAAACGCTTGTGTTAATATTGATGCAGGAAGGGGTGATTATTCAAGGTATGTGAGCCTTGACGGAGCAGAATCACTTAATCCTACTGCATATGGGGATCTGTACAATAAGACTGACTTGTGCGAAAATAACTCGGATGCCAAACTCTTGGTGATAAAATCACACAACCAGGATGTTGTTCAAAGGAGCATAAACTAAAAGGATTGGGCAAGCACCCCCAGTCGAAATATGTTGTGTGAAGCCTGGCTGCAGCTAGCATGTGCATTGGGCTTCATCAATGATATTTTGGGCAGCAGGGCCTTGTGGCTGCTGATGGTGCTTGGTGGAGTTTCTCATGGGAACTGGGTGAACACAACACTTGTATACTGACCTTGCATTTTCCAGATTCATCATGTCAAGCTGGGACAGGTTGAGCTATTCAACATGCATTCAGGTTCAGTTTTCAGCAGATAGAGCTTTGAGAAGCATGTCGATCGGCTCCTGATTGGTGTATATCCTTGTTGTCATGGCGAGCTCGAGCCCGCAACTCCTTCAAGAGCAGGTTTAATAAGCTGGTGCTAATATTTTTGTGGTCAATTCAGGTGCATGCATGTTGCACAAGCTCCTAGTAGTGGTTACACTGAACAATTCAGCAACTGTGGTTCAGTACTGCATGCATAAATTCACTACAATCACAGTCAAGATGTAACCTGTTCTCTGAAATTTAGGCCCATTATTGAAGGACAACCAATTGCCTAGAGCAAACACTGGCCGGGATCATGACTCTGTTCTTCCTTGAACCCCCTCTGTTGCTGCTTGTATCCTCGATTCGAGCCACTGTTAATGAAATCGACCTATTCGGTGTGCTGCCACTAGGTTGATCGTAACCCCCCTTGTCCCGGTCCCGATCCCCTTGGTTGTCTCGGCTGTCTGTCTGTTTGTCTCTGTCGCCCGATCCCCTTGGTTGGTCTGTCTTTCTCTGCCAGAGCGAGCCTCGCGACTCAATCGATCGACGCTTTTTTAGGGGCATCCAGGCTTTCTCATGTATGTATAGCCTAATGGGCCGGCACAGAAGGCCTAGTAAACCAAAATAGTCAGAGTTTTCTCGTGCAACAACGCCAGTTGGGCCACGAATTTTAACGTGCGGTGGACGACATCAAAAAGGGGCTGGGAGGCCCCGTATCACTCACTATTGTGAAAGAGATAAATAAGAGAAGAGTATGTTTTGCCAACTGTGATTTTATGTTCGAAGGTCGAGCTTCGAATCAGGATGCACATAACATTGTAAAATTTGTTGTACCGTTTCCTCAAGGTCCCCATCTGTGGCTTCTATCCCCTCATGACCCTTCCTGTATCTCGTTGAATATTATTCAATTTTAATGTGGTACTAGGCCAGCCCGGTTCCCAAACGACAGTTGTGGGCAAGGCACCGATCAATCTCGCATAGGGTGTTTCCTATCCATTCCCTGactattttttttgtgtttttttaaatTACAATTTTTCCCATTTTAACATCGGaaatatttatgacattcaaaacAATTTTTAACTCGTGAACATTTTGAAATTTTGTATATTGTTTGGAAACTAAAAAtatatttaaattcataatttttttAGTTCACTTTTAAACTGTACCAAATTCGAGTTCGATGGGTATTTGTCCGTTGGCCTGCATTTGGGGACAAAAAATGGGACTACGGTATTGTCTCCAACATGTACCACCCGGCCCGCAAAGAGCCTATCGGTTAATATATCAGCTGACGGGGATGGGGACGATTCCAAAGGGATCGCCGCAAATTTCTTCTTTGtgtgttttctttttttgttttccttttcccatttttaatgtcagaaacattttttaaaaattctaaactatttttatattttgccaacattttttcaaatatggATGTCTACTACTTAAAAAAACTTAAGGTTTTGatttcacctttcttcccaccATCCCTTCGTCTAACTttcatgtatatgataatcaatcaccttattTTACTTACCTTCTGAACTAATTTCACATTTTTTTGCGGGGGAACCAATTCCACTTTaattacttaccaaacttctaatcaaaatataaggtaattcatgGGTAGAATttaatgaacatttatttacacaatcacattatTATAGACAGATAAATCACAAGCTAatgtactagaatatttatatctcgttgcaacgcacgggcattgttctaTTACATTTATAAATCCGTAAAGCCATTTTTCATGATATTTTTCGTGTGTCCCCACGGCAAAGCCATTTTTGTGTAAATTTGCCGTCTGATTGCATAGCTTGTCGATGAGTGCTACGCTAGAAAATTCTAAAATTTTCATGTGGGTGTGTACATTTTTCATGATAGGGAAGAAATTTTCTAAATTTTTCCATGTCGTTGTATAGATTCGCCATGAGTTGTGCGAATGATTTTCTTTGCCTTGAGTGTCGTGGTCCTTTTAATGTGTCCCCATGGCAAAAATTCATCTAATTTCCCCGCGTCCTGTTTTTTAAATCTTGCAACATGTTTTCTTACATTATCTTAAATTTGTCACGTTTTACATTCCACATGGCAAATCTAATCACAACCTACACATAATACTTATTTTcacatctctactattaaagggcgGTTCGTACGTCGTTTTGTTTCCTCCACCCCTCAATCGATCTCCCTCCACCGATTTGTTTTCCAAAGCTACAACCCACCTCCATCTTCCGGTTTTATGTACCAATTTTTTTCATGTGTCCACACGGCAAAGCCATTTTTTTTGTAAATTTGCCGTGTGATTACATAGATTTTCCATTATTCTACGCAAGAAAATTCTATAGTTGTCATGTGAGTGTGTACATTTGCCATGATTTAGGGAAGACTTTTTCTAAATTTTACCAGGTCAGGGTATACATTTTCCATGAGTTGTACGAAAGATTTTCTTTTCCTGACATGACTGTCATGGTCATTTTAATGTGTCCCCATGGCAAAACGTCATCTATTTTCCCGCGCCCTATTTTTCAAATATGCGAACATGTTTTCTTACATTATCTTAAATTTGTCACGTTTTACTTTCCACATGGCATATTTAATCACAACCTACGTAGAATACATATTTTCACATCTCTACTATTAAGGGCGGTTCGTACGTCGTTTCCTTTCCTCCACCCCTCAATCGATCTCCCTCCACCGATTTTCTTCCAAAACTATAGCCCACCTCCGGCTTCTAGTTTCATGTACCTATTTTTTTCATGTGTCCCCACGGGAAAGCCAATTTTGTTGTAAATTTGCCATGTGATTGCATAGATTTTTCCATGGTTCTATGCAAGAAAATTCTATAATTGTCATGTGGGTGTGTACATTTTCCATGCTTAAGGGAAGACTTTTTATAAATTCCACCAGGTCATTGTATAGATTTTCCATGTGTTGTATGAAAGATTTTTTTTGCCGTGAGTGTCATGGTCTTTTTAATGTGCCCCCATGGCAAAACATCATTTATTTTCCCAGTGCCCAGTTTTTCAAATCTGCCAACATGTTTTATTACATTATCTTAAATTTGACATGTTTTACATTCCACATGGAAAATTTAATCACAACCTACGCAAAATACTTATTTTCACATCCCTACTAATAAAAGGGCGGTTTGTATGTTATTTCATTTCCTCCAGCCCTGAATTGATCTCCCTCCGccatttttttttccaaaactataGCCCACCACCGGCTTCCGATTTTATGTACGGACTTTTTTGCTAACGATTCCTCTCACCCATCACCTCTCCGCCTATGAACGCACAAAAAGTTGGGGAAACCAACCCACTCCTCCTTTCTCCCACGACCCTACACACGCACCACTTTCtagcccccccacccccccccacacacacactcatGCACGCAGGCACGCGTGCTACCGCCTAGTGGCGAATCTAGAAAAAAAaattggggagggggggggggctgggctaCCTGGGTCATGCAAAGATGTGTTGGCCGGGCTGGCAAGTGATTGGGTTGGGCCTTTAAACTAGTAGTAGAAACAAAATTTACAACACTggaaggggggaggggggtgcTCGAGCCTGTTAAAGCCCCCTAGTAGATTTGCCCCTGCTACCGCCGCTGCCACCGACCTTCCTTCTCAACTTTCATCCTCTATTCTGATCCTCCTTGCCAGCCAAGTATCCTCCTATGCATGGTCCTTCCCAGACGAGGACCACCGGTTCTATCTAACTTTTGTATTACTTTCAGTAGTCTATCTTCAGTTGTGATTTCTGTCATGAGTTTAAAAAAATAGAGTCTTACTAGTTTCCTTTCATAGATATTCCCTCGACTCTACCATGTTTTCTTTCTATGATAGTTCTCTTTCATAGAACTGCATGTGTTAGTTTATTTTCCGTTGTGTTGTACCGGGAGATTTCAAGTTTGGAAATAAATTTCAAATCTCTCATTCACCCCCTCTTTGGTCGATATACTCTCGATCGTATAACATTCTTTAGCAAGAGTCGAGGTTTGAGAATAATTTATTCATATTTTGGAAACTACTCACATGTGTTCCAAAAAATGGTGGAAATATCTCATAAAAATAGTAGTGTATTTTTATAATTTTGGTAAAATAAGAAACAaatgaaaaataacaaaagaaaaaaatacaaggcaacaaaaaagggaaaacgaaaaaaaaggaaaacacagAATGAAAATAAGCAATGccacacaaataaaaaataaaaccaaacatAAAACTGAGCTAAAAACAAGAAAAGCGGCACAGAATAGCCGAACGAACCAACCATCTCACAATAAGGCTATATTCTACACCCTAGTAACGGTACATACAAAATGTAGTAACATAGTATATAAAATATAGTAATTTTTCTAAAAATGTAGTAAATTACAAACTTGGATAGtaaaaaaatattttcagaattacTACATTTTGTACATTCTTTTACTAGATTTTGTATATAGCGTTACTGGAGGTGTAGAATAAGCTATAccgtccgtcccaaaataagtgtttcaactttgtactaactttagtgcaaagttgtactaagattgagacacttattttgggacggaaggagtatatATATATTCCTCCCCTGACCGGTTTTCCTATGTTGGTGTGTgtttttctattgctttcttctgttttttttattCTCAATTTTATTTTTCGCATTTTAAGTTTTTAACACTGGACACATTTTTAAATGTATTTTTAATTCATGGATATATTTTTTAAAGAAAATTGAAAATCAAACATTTTCAAATTCACGTGAAAACTGTACTGTACCAAATTCGAGTTCGAGGGGTAATTTTTTTTTGCGTTCAAACTCGAGAGCTTTTATTCAACGAACGAGCTCCTGGCATCATCAGCCAACAGACTAGTGAGCAGGAAGGAGGGTCTCGAGTCAGTCCAACTCTCGATGACCATCAGTGTGCACGCATGTTTCGCACAAAGGTGGACCGATACATTGGCTGCTTGcattacatgttgaataacaaaagaagaaaaagtagCAGCTAGCTCTTCAATTTCTACAAGTAAAGGGGTATTTGTGCTCGTTCGGTGCAATTTTGTTCTCGTACGTGTACCGGTCGGCCCATGAAGAGCCCACCGGCTAATGTATATACTCCTAAATCCAGAGACATCGCCCGTCCGCTGCTTCCAGAGACATCGCGCCGACGCGCCgcgccggagagagagagagagagttggccGCGCCGCACCGCGAACCCTAGCGACAGCCGTACAGCGCCGTCCGCCCCGATCCGCCACCCATGGCGCTCCGTACCCTGGCGGCGAGGGTGCGGACTTCAGCCGATGCGGTCCGCGTCCAGACGACGGCCCtccgcctcccccctccccccggcgGCCGCCCCGACttccactccgccgccgccgtcgccgcccgccgccacccgccggccCCTCGCCTCTCCGCTCCGCCCGCCGGCCGTCCCTGCCTCATCTCCAACAGGACTTTGGTACCTCCCGCTCCCGACCCCTCCTCTTTGATAGCTGCATCGACTTCATCCAAGTATGTAGAATGGCGATTGCCTGAAATTGTGAATGGCAAACAGCAATGGCAGTGCAGCAGCAGCCTTCTCCCCACCGGATAACTGTCTCATATCCCTAAAGCACTGATTTTTTTGTGTGTGGGTGATATCCctaaaacatttttaaaatttatgaaagaTTAAGTATTTATTTGAAATAACGAACATTTTTGAATTCGTAAATAGTTTTCTAAATCCATGAATCCGCTTGGGGTGCATGATTGCTCGCCCTTCCATAATCGCGCTATAGGAGGAGCTCCCTTGCAATGTGCGGGCCACATTTGGGGGTGAAAATGAGGCTTATTTCGTTGTTCGGTTCAGCCCACGAAGAGCCCATTGGCTAATATTACCAGGGACGGGACGGGACGGAGGAGTGGGCACGGGGTAGTAGCTTCCACAGACATCGCGCCGACGCACCgcgccggagagagagagagagagttggccGCGCCGCAAACCCTAGCGACCGCCGTCCACCGCCGATCCGCCACCCATGGCGCTGCGAACCCTGGCGGCGAGGGTGCGGACTTCGGGCGCCGCGGTCCGCCTCCAGCCGCCGGCCGTCGGCATCTCCCCTCCGCCCGGCGGCCGCCCCAACCtccactccgccgccgccacccgccgcctctCCCCTCCGGCCGGCGGCCGTCCCTGCCTCACCCACAGCAGGAAGCTAGTACGTGACATTACTCAGAGCCAAGATTACATTCAAAAAGCGTCAAATTTGGCAGACTGGTCGGTACTCCCGCAATCACTTCCTGGTTCCCCTCTCCTAGGCAACGCAACCAGTCCTTGTTCTCATGAGACTCTAATCTGGTAAGAACAGTCTGAATATCTCCAACGAAGGGGAAACAAGCAGAAAGTATTTCCATCCTGTGACAGTGCTCCTCTTGTATTTGTTCTGCTTTGTAGCTATGCCCTTGGAAAGCAATCTCCAACCAAATATTCTTATCTTTACCCTTTCCAGGTACTTGGTTTCCTTCCTTAGTATTAGCTGCTAGCTCGTAGGCGCTTTGGACAGTAAAATTTCCATCCTTTTCATATGCCAAGCCACAGCCTTCGGAGGCATATTTAGGGAGTTTGTATTACAGGTTGCATCCACATCGAAAGGTTGGAATATCTGTCTGATCAATTGATTTTGTTTTCCCACGAATTAGTGCCTGAAATCATGACTTGGTTAACCCACCTCAGTCTAGATCTTCTCTTGAACGTGGCCGACTCGAGCCCTTTTACCAATTGTCTCTCTGAAATTTGATATTCTTACCATCACCTACTCCATTTTAGTCCTTTCTTTAGGAGTTTACCATCAACTCCGTCTAGAACCCCACCGAAAATTTGAACGATACCTGTCGGATAAGTGAGGAGGGCTTGAATTACAGATTTCACATGAACTTCTTTGGCTGCATGGGGGATGAACTTCTCTGAGCAGTCTGACGCTGAAGTTACGACTCATAAACTAGTCGACCGAAGTGTAGTCGGCCCTGGAGTTGCGACTCATAGACTAGTCTATCGACTAGTCCTTTGACTCGTAATCCATGTCTGGTCTCCTCCCTAGTTTGTTCCGAGCAAACCTCACTGAATAGCAACGAACATTTACTGTTGCTTAACAATTGTCCTGTGCCCCTCTGAAATTTCTCCAAGGCTTGTTGGATTACATGAGCCTGCTCCACGGTTGCTTCGAAAAACAATAGGGAATCATCTGCAAATAGAAGGTTAGAAATACCTGGGCTGTTCCGAGCCACTTTAATAGGGAGCAAGCTAGCACCAGCAACTGCTTTTTTCAGAATGCTCGTCAGACCATCTGCCGCAAAGAGGAATAGGTACGGACTTAGAGGGTTTCCTTGCCTCAGCCCCCTAGACGGATTGAAAGGTTCAAGGAGCTCTCCGTAACTCCGTTGCATCGGACCGCATACCTAACAGAACTGACACACTTCATGACCCAATCCACCCATCTCTGGTCAAAACCAATCTTTGTGAGAGCTTCCAGTAAAAATCTCCAATCCACCCTGTCATAGGCTTTAGCCAGATCCAGCTTATACCCACAATAAGTGTTGTGCTAGTTCCTGTTGTGTTGAATTTTATGAAAGCATTCAAACACAATAATTGCTTTATCCTTTATCATTCTGCGGCTTCTGCCAGGCATGAATGTACTATGGGTCTCTGATATAAGGTCATCAAGCAGGGGGCGTAGCCGGTTAACCAGACCTATAGAAATCAGCGTGTAAATCACATTGCAGAGGCTAAAGGTGCTTTAAGCGGCCCAATTTTGAAATAGTGCATCACCTACTTCCTTATCCGAGAAAGTTTTTGTCATTTCGCCACTAACCTTCTCCGTCAGGAGCTCAATAACCTCATGCGGAACCACAACTTCATCCTTAGCATACAATTTCTTAAAGAGTCAAGTTAGCTTCTGGATCCCCACCTCCTCCTCAACCCAAGTGCCCTTATCATCTTTCCGTCTACTAATGAAATTCTTCTTTTTCTGCCAAGTATCCTTTCTTTGGAAGTACCCTGTATTTCTGTCGCTCTGTCGCCCTCCTTCATCCATTCAACCTTGACAGTTACCTATTCAAAAATTCCTCCCTAAGCAGCATCTCATCCAACTCCCTTGAGATTTCCTTCTCTTCTGATTTTCGGTTGAAGGTG
The sequence above is drawn from the Triticum aestivum cultivar Chinese Spring chromosome 7A, IWGSC CS RefSeq v2.1, whole genome shotgun sequence genome and encodes:
- the LOC123152336 gene encoding uncharacterized protein isoform X1, which encodes MALRTLAARVRTSADAVRVQTTALRLPPPPGGRPDFHSAAAVAARRHPPAPRLSAPPAGRPCLISNRTLGGSPREDAARKMVLETAATLEHLEKTYETFKARVGLLEKAATFLKWSWACIIPVPLVYAIAQHY